A segment of the bacterium genome:
CCCGAGGAGCGGCTCTCGGGCGGAGACGACGAAGCCGTCGATCTCAGCGAGATATCGCTCTACGATCTTCTCGGCGCACTCAAGTCCGTTCTGGTTCGCTACGACCGCGAGCACCCGCCGGCTCTTCACCTGAGCGCCGAGAGCTTTTCGACCCGGGACCAGTTCGAGCGCCTCCTCGGAGCGCTCGCCGGAGGCCGTCCGGTGGATCTGCTCGACGATCTGGGTGGGAGGAGCTGCCGGGCCGAGGCTGTCGCCGCGTTTCTCGCCGTTTTGGAGCTGTCACGGCTTAGTCTCATCCACCTGCACCAGACTTCGACGAAACAGGTTCTGATGTACCGGACGGACCGGCAACTCGAGCCCCACGAGCTTGAAGCCATTACTGGATAGGCAGTCGAATCAATTGGGACGCAATGACATGACGGATCCTCAGGAAATCGAAGCCGCGATCGAGGCGGCCCTGTTCGTGACACCCCAGCCGATACGACGGCGCAAGATTCTGGAGGTCTTCGGAGCTCGCGCTCGCGAGGAAGCCAGCGCCGCTCTGGAGAGAGTTCTCGCACGCTACCGGGCGGATGCGAATCGGGGCGTAGTAGTCGAGGAGGTGGCCAGCGGCCTCCGCTTGGTAACTCGGCCGGAGCTTCACGGCTACCTGCGCAAGCTGTTCGAGATCACCGGCCAGAACCGGTTGTCGATGCCCGCTCTCGAGACCCTGGCGATCATCGCCTATCGACAGCCGGTCACCGGACCCGAGATCCAGGAGCTGCGCAGCGTGAGCTCGAGCGGTGTGCTGCGGACATTGCTGGAGAAGCGGCTGATTCGGATCGCTGGGCGCAAACTGGTCGTGGGTAAACCGTTTCTCTATGCGACGACGCGAGAGTTCCTGATGCATTTCGGACTCAAGAGCCTTGACGACCTGCCGCCCCTCGAGGAGTTCGAAGAGACCTTCGGACAAATGGCAACCATCGAGGCGGACGTGCTGCCCTTCGAGGAGAGGGCGTCCACGGCCGAATCGGTCTCTGGCGAGTCACCGCAGGCTGGAGAGTCCGGGCCCGCCGCGGCCGAACCCGAGACTCCGGAGGAGGGGTGAGTCGGGATTCTGAGGGCGTGGAGAGGCTCCAGAAGGCTCTTGCCAGATCCGGTGTGGCCTCGCGCCGCGCGTCCGAGGAGTTGATCCGACAGGGACGGGTGACGGTCAACGGCGAGATCGCACGGATCGGACAGAAGGTCGACCTGCGCACCGATTTCGTCAAGGTCGACGGTAAGCGCATTCAGAAGCCTGAGCGCAACCGCTACCTGCTGCTCAACAAGCCGGCCGGATACATGACCACGAAGTCCGACCCGGAGGGTCGCGCGACGGTGTTCGACCTGTTGCCGCCCCAGGCTCGGCGGGGCCTGTTTGCGGTCGGTCGGCTGGATTTCGAGACCGAGGGCCTGCTGCTCTTGACCGATGACGGCGACCTCGCGCAGCTTGTGAGTCATCCTCGGCACGGCTGTGCCAAGACCTACGAGGTAAAGGTGAAGGGAAGGCCTTCGGAGGACTCGATCCAGAGGCTCAGGTCAGGAATCAGGCTCGACCGCAGGCGCACCCGGCCGGCCCGAATCGCGGCTCTGGGGGGCACCCGGGGCCGGCGTGCGGCGGAGTCCAACACCTGGTGGAGAGTCGAGCTCACGGAGGGCAGAACAAGGCAGATTCGAGAGATGTTCGCTCGGATCGGTCATCCCGTGTTGCGTTTGCGTCGCACCGCGATCGGGCGCGTCGGGGATCGCGATCTGCCGCGAGGGGCCTTTCGGGACCTGTCCGAGGCCGAGGTCCGCCAGCTGGCAGGCGTGAGCTCCCCGAAAGGACCGCCCGCGAGAAAGAGACGGACGTGAGCGGCACGATGATCATCGCGATCGATGGGCCGTCGGGAGTCGGCAAATCCACGGTCGCCCGGGCCGTGGCTCGGGAGCTGGGCTTGCCTTACCTCGAGACCGGAGCCATGTATCGCGCTCTCGGTCTCGAGGTCCTCGAGCGAGGTATCGATCCCGAGGATAGGGACTCGGTCGAGGATCTGGCGGCATCCTTCGACCTTCATCTCCAGCCGCTCGAGGACGGGTCGTTCGCGATTCAAGTTGGCGGCGAGCCGGTGGGCGCGCGGATCTACGGTCTGAGGGTCACCGACGCGACCTCCAAGATCTCGGCCTATCCCGGTGTGCGTGAGCAGATGCGGCGGCTCCAGAGGTCCTGTGCGATGGAGCGGGGAGGAGTCCTCGAGGGCCGCGATATCGGCACCCGGGTGGTGCCGGAAACGCCCTTCAAGTTCTTCCTGACCGCCGCACCCGAGGTCCGAGCCGAGCGCCGTTGGCGTCAGTTGCGGCAGGCCGGTGTCGAGACCCCCGACTTGGCCGACATCGAGCGCGAGGTCCGCGAGCGTGACGAGCGCGACAGTTCGAGAGACGACTCGCCCCTGAGTTGGGACGAGACCTACCGTGTCATCGACACCGGCGAGCTCTCGGTGGATGAGGTCATCGCCGAGATCACAACCGAAGTCGGGTCGCAGCCGAACGCTTCGGAAGACGGCTGAGCGGCGCAGTTCTCGGACCGTGGCAAGATGTGCCTCCGTGGAGACGCTCAGCATCAGATCGGCGCGGCGGCTGGCGTTGTGCCGAGCCGGCCTTTTGAAGCCGGAGTGGACCGGTTTGCCGAGGCGAGCGAAAGGGCGGGGGGCGCGGGCGCGCGAGGCCGCTCATTCAGTGGTGCGGGGCTTCGGCTATCTCCAGCTCGATACCGTTGCTATCGCCGGTGCTCGAAGTCACGCCATCGTCCTGCTTTCGCGGCTCGAGGGCTTGGATCCGACGCTGGGTGAAGAACTGCTGCAGCCGGGCGAGCCGGTTTTCGAGTACTGGGGGCACGAGGCGAGCTGGATGCCCATCGAGCTATATCCGGCCTTCGAGTTTCGCCGCCGGGAGTTCCTGGGACGGCACCCTTGGTGGGGCAACGTCGTGGCTCGCAACCGAAGGGTGGCGCAGAGACTGCGCCAGCGCATTCGGGAAGAAGGGCCCCTGCGCTCGGTGGACATGGAGGGAAAGGGCAGCAGTGGCTGGTGGGACCTCAAAGTGGCCAAGCGCGTGGCCCTGGCGCTGTGGTCCAGTGGGGAGCTCGCCATCCGGGAGCGCAGGAATTTTCAGAGGACCTACGACCTGGCGGAGCGCGTGATCCCGGAGTCCGTTCGGTCGCATCCGCTCGGGAAGCGCGATGCTCAAGACGTTTTGCTTCTCAAAGCCCTCGATGGGCACGGTTGGGCACCCACCGGCACGCTGGCCCAGACCTGGCGGCTGGTGAATCGGAAGAAGGAGATTCTCGGAGCGCTCGGTCGTCTGTCGGAGCGCGGCGAGATCGTGCGCTGCGGGCTCGAGAATCCGGCCGGCCAGCCGACGCCGGGCTGGATTCGGACGAGTCACCTCGAACTGGCCGCGCGGCTCGAGAGAGTCCGGCCGCGCCGGGACAGGGGCGTGCTGCTGTCGCCTTTCGATCCGGTGTTATGGGACCGGCTCAGGGTCAAACGCCTCTTCGGTTTCGAGCAGATGCTCGAGATCTTCAAGCCGGCACCCAGGCGAATCTACGGCTACTACTGCCTGCCGGTGCTCGCCGGCGAGCGCTTTGTGGCGCGTTTCGACCTGAAGGCCGATCGCAAGAAACGAGCGCTGCGCGTCCTTTCGTGCCGCTTCGAGGGCACCGGAGACGGTCGTCCATCGACCCCCGCGGACGGCGAGGCCGCCCGCAGCGCTCTCGATCGCTACGCCGGCGCGCTCGGGTTGGAGCCGAAGGGTTGGCGATTACGCTGATTCCGGGCGGAAGAGATGCGCGGAGATTGTCTAGAATCGGCCTTATGAATCTCGGCCGCCGAGGCTTCGCATGGTTTTTTCCGTTCGTTATGTGCTCTGCGATCTGTGAAGCCGCAGGCTTGCCCTCGGGTGAAGAGTTGATGGCGGCGTCAATCGCTGTTCATGACCCGGAGGGCGTTTGGAGCTCGACCGCGCT
Coding sequences within it:
- a CDS encoding rRNA pseudouridine synthase; the protein is MSRDSEGVERLQKALARSGVASRRASEELIRQGRVTVNGEIARIGQKVDLRTDFVKVDGKRIQKPERNRYLLLNKPAGYMTTKSDPEGRATVFDLLPPQARRGLFAVGRLDFETEGLLLLTDDGDLAQLVSHPRHGCAKTYEVKVKGRPSEDSIQRLRSGIRLDRRRTRPARIAALGGTRGRRAAESNTWWRVELTEGRTRQIREMFARIGHPVLRLRRTAIGRVGDRDLPRGAFRDLSEAEVRQLAGVSSPKGPPARKRRT
- the scpB gene encoding SMC-Scp complex subunit ScpB, whose product is MTDPQEIEAAIEAALFVTPQPIRRRKILEVFGARAREEASAALERVLARYRADANRGVVVEEVASGLRLVTRPELHGYLRKLFEITGQNRLSMPALETLAIIAYRQPVTGPEIQELRSVSSSGVLRTLLEKRLIRIAGRKLVVGKPFLYATTREFLMHFGLKSLDDLPPLEEFEETFGQMATIEADVLPFEERASTAESVSGESPQAGESGPAAAEPETPEEG
- a CDS encoding segregation/condensation protein A, giving the protein MTPAGALPADWRVKLPAFEGPLDLLLHLVRINEVEITDIPVALICDQFQEYLGLMEELNLDIAADYVYEAAYLIHLKSKLLLPATKDEHGEEEDPRQDLVERLLEYRKLKDAAQSLAEIHSVRRGVWTRPEERLSGGDDEAVDLSEISLYDLLGALKSVLVRYDREHPPALHLSAESFSTRDQFERLLGALAGGRPVDLLDDLGGRSCRAEAVAAFLAVLELSRLSLIHLHQTSTKQVLMYRTDRQLEPHELEAITG
- a CDS encoding (d)CMP kinase; this translates as MIIAIDGPSGVGKSTVARAVARELGLPYLETGAMYRALGLEVLERGIDPEDRDSVEDLAASFDLHLQPLEDGSFAIQVGGEPVGARIYGLRVTDATSKISAYPGVREQMRRLQRSCAMERGGVLEGRDIGTRVVPETPFKFFLTAAPEVRAERRWRQLRQAGVETPDLADIEREVRERDERDSSRDDSPLSWDETYRVIDTGELSVDEVIAEITTEVGSQPNASEDG
- a CDS encoding winged helix-turn-helix domain-containing protein, which gives rise to MPRRAKGRGARAREAAHSVVRGFGYLQLDTVAIAGARSHAIVLLSRLEGLDPTLGEELLQPGEPVFEYWGHEASWMPIELYPAFEFRRREFLGRHPWWGNVVARNRRVAQRLRQRIREEGPLRSVDMEGKGSSGWWDLKVAKRVALALWSSGELAIRERRNFQRTYDLAERVIPESVRSHPLGKRDAQDVLLLKALDGHGWAPTGTLAQTWRLVNRKKEILGALGRLSERGEIVRCGLENPAGQPTPGWIRTSHLELAARLERVRPRRDRGVLLSPFDPVLWDRLRVKRLFGFEQMLEIFKPAPRRIYGYYCLPVLAGERFVARFDLKADRKKRALRVLSCRFEGTGDGRPSTPADGEAARSALDRYAGALGLEPKGWRLR